One Acidobacteriota bacterium genomic window, CCGTGATGGTGCCGGCGCCGACGGTGCGGCCTCCCTCACGAATGGCGAACCGGAGCCCCTTCTCCATGGCGATGGGGGAGATCAGCTTGACTTCCACACTGACGTTGTCCCCGGGCATGACCATCTCGCGGTCCTCGGGCAGGGTGACGTCGCCGGTGACGTCCGTCGTGCGGAAGTAGAACTGCGGGCGGTAGCCCTTGAAGAAGGGAGTGTGGCGGCCGCCTTCTTCCTTCGTCAGGACGTACACCTCGCACTTGAAGCGGGTGTGGGGGGTGATGGAGCCGGGCTTGGCCACCACCTGGCCGCGCTCGACTTCTTCCTTCTTCGTGCCGCGCAGCAGGAGGCCGATGTTGTCGCCGGCCTGACCCTGATCCAGCAGCTTGCGGAACATCTCGACGCCCGTGATGACGGTCTTGAAGGTGGGCTTGAAGCCGACGATCTCCATTTCCTCGCCGACCTTGACGATGCCGCGGTCCACGCGGCCCGTGACGACGGTCCCGCGCCCGGAGATGGAGAAGATGTCCTCGATGGGCATCAGGAACGGCTTGTCGATGTCGCGCACCGGCTCGGGAATGAAGGAGTCGCAGGCGTCGAGCAGGTCCTGGATGCACTTGGCATCGGGGCCGTTCGGATCCTCGGCCAGGCCAGCCTTGAGGGCGGAGCCGCGGATCACGGGGGTGTTGTCCCCGGGGAACTGGTACTGGTTCAGCAGGTCGCGGACCTCGAGCTCGACCAGGTCGAGGAGTTCGGGGTCGTCCACCTTGTCGCACTTGTTGAGGAAGACCACGATGTAGGGCACGCCGACCTGACGGGCGAGGAGGATGTGCTCGCGGGTCTGGGGCATGGGTCCGTCCTCGGCCGAGACCACCAGGATCGCGCCGTCCATCTGC contains:
- the tuf gene encoding elongation factor Tu; amino-acid sequence: MSKEKFQRTKPHVNVGTIGHVDHGKTTLTAAITKVQAAKGLAKFISYDEVAKASESQGRRDSTKILTIATAHVEYESTNRHYAHVDCPGHADYVKNMITGAAQMDGAILVVSAEDGPMPQTREHILLARQVGVPYIVVFLNKCDKVDDPELLDLVELEVRDLLNQYQFPGDNTPVIRGSALKAGLAEDPNGPDAKCIQDLLDACDSFIPEPVRDIDKPFLMPIEDIFSISGRGTVVTGRVDRGIVKVGEEMEIVGFKPTFKTVITGVEMFRKLLDQGQAGDNIGLLLRGTKKEEVERGQVVAKPGSITPHTRFKCEVYVLTKEEGGRHTPFFKGYRPQFYFRTTDVTGDVTLPEDREMVMPGDNVSVEVKLISPIAMEKGLRFAIREGGRTVGAGTITEVLE